A genomic segment from Neodiprion lecontei isolate iyNeoLeco1 chromosome 1, iyNeoLeco1.1, whole genome shotgun sequence encodes:
- the LOC107221834 gene encoding uncharacterized protein LOC107221834 isoform X3, protein MMLVLLLCVIMKIAEFSVGRSELAPSKSVRPVRSASPSGNKRKRRHRPYNRKLSEKCDCILQKRGSGDAAMDEPHTPGSDCNSNPSMDPSSQDLITSEFVHDNMDYQWFADCGYRDTGLHVHSSVLSSLSASYTCDDLRYDAECRYLDANFAEIDMESFRTADIHSLLTLPVICTDPVQHSEGEDSACSTADTMSICKSSLLFSPVKETPVLPPGGSYSVDSLDCEDVLLTCQAHNKINYTIAFEGSMTMYSDGSQDFENQEKQNIRQIPDFYYDKKLNLKNMFGLSMAKSDSKVYTTWSNLKHSPANNVMTRHPSGNNNTMPNFLQANGQLNLNLNKKSQSLPDLTQTRELSRYPLNFSVDSAESNNHVGNLQSSGSIISRSINEDSSESTDHISTKKKLQNLSLVKRFMKQKSMSAEGMSMTLDQSGSASDSGWPTSNSESGSGSGTRTQIHQHNINNTCNNLTLENDFSINWVKSDYYNNKGTEHTFAGEDFDNIIRKQSPLLEEFEGELQSSASIEELSESISKIESMDGSRCEKHENSFLEDTVTQSNTEQINSSSKNLPLSKTTGTQVFTQVEDNSVQTSLIYLTKDKNYPSICETTIEKRPAYIVYPNYTLPDLSFLQLGQGKFDKVALRPQCFDRDRSRWRKYNKSNRPFSCNDLDAMKQRGFSHIKDWESLTFLLPAEYKRILHDVPEAAKHVKLAEETKKPLFCLSPQMRHRARIIDEATPDNISSASSIGTQPSSGYRGSSTILTDSLINQQGVPNNSNPLYLYRYDSASSEASLTSQDTKQYRPSCKPKINAPTLPKRSISLPHGDRETRCNTKAPPRPPLPRGILRKDKLTNNKRYSMFEMGGVKEVENQQVTPETNKRMSLQEPYYLNNDHQSQQIRRLIDSEKDVDEVEERLYYAERLKESENCVNLELYPTECSDEIIQLEDFLRRSGFSSQSSDGDSEDQDVRLRSYVRQFLRLNMNKDLVKNVEMMESQKKTVSFAVQQRKEFLKNKGCTLGFTANKQSLDERTSIAESPSGSSELKSFTTNGKSDMLRSVNKSVGLILNYWRIETVKDEQVQDNRNECAQLCLSNLCPALYAIMCDGLRPNINSSFGPLANSVWQVVEASSQQGPLTKTLNELVQKINGEDFITEGMLKFHAFVFGLLNLRALDAWFAYLCTRESILRKHYSRSSLFVSSLACVNAREMVDALLNILQPLALCPFQLDMLYQYRQLHNSLGHMNNHLTNATVGLKSVDSTEVRGPSKREFFNNIVSPVKVRPRSCVDYAKGGNMQGILHEANLNNTIKKRWSNLPSGSKLIQAFDKLTLEDSEDYTDSLEHSPLKVGAPQNVSAKIKSPPISTGKVENEEMYPGGVKFKKLQEKWELMIGKEESKEQPIARSPESPARTPTNSGKSKIPRLLPSPTKQPMNVLSPIPKSSKSTTTGIPLLKKSAAIGQKIVNKQSSEIRKDLAGGRTSRLDQETGGIPRTHFARPSSLPYRPPHGGGTKEKCSTSPHRRAASTSLPRPTAVMRNAKIGTTKPPLKEVKTLTHRLPSDNGHLSFSEGEKLTVILEVDNKWLLCLRGEHKGLVPRSCVHAVQT, encoded by the exons GTGGGTCGGGGGATGCTGCCATGGATGAACCACATACACCTGGATCTGACTGTAATTCCAACCCATCCATGGATCCGTCATCTCAAGATCTCATAACTTCAGAGTTCGTTCACGACAACATGGACTATCAATGGTTCGCCGATTGTGG TTATAGGGACACAGGGCTGCATGTACACTCGAGTGTATTGTCCTCGCTATCCGCTTCGTATACTTGTGACGATCTGAGATATGATGCCGAGTGTCGATACCTTGATGCAAATTTCGCTGAAATTGATATGGAAAGTTTCCGGACTGCAGACATCCACTCTTTGCTCACTCTTCCCGTAATATGTACCGATCCTGTGCAGCACTCAGAG GGAGAAGATTCTGCGTGTTCGACAGCAGATACCATGTCCATATGCAAGTCGTCACTACTCTTCTCTCCTGTCAAGGAGACACCTGTGCTGCCACCAGGTGGCAGTTACAGCGTCGATTCCCTGGACTGTGAAGACGTTTTATTGACATGCCAAGCCCACAATAAAATTAACTACACAATTGCTTTTGAGGGGAGTATGACTATGTATTCCGACGGTTCGCAAGACTTTGAAAATCAAG aaaaacaaaatattcgtCAAATCCCAGATTTCTATTATGACAAAAAGttgaacttgaaaaatatgtttggCCTTTCAATGGCTAAATCAGACTCCAAAGTCTACACCACTTGGAGTAACTTGAAACATAGTCCAGCAAATAACGTTATGACTCGTCATCCATCTGGCAACAATAATACAATGCCTAATTTTCTCCAAGCAAACGGACAGCTGAATTtaaacttgaataaaaaaagtcaGAGTCTACCAGACCTCACGCAAACTAGAGAGCTGAGCCGGTATCCTCTTAACTTTTCT GTTGATTCGGCTGAATCAAATAATCACGTGGGCAATTTGCAAAGTTCAGGGTCAATCATCAGTCGTTCGATCAATGAAGATAGTTCCGAAAGCACAGACCACAtctcgacaaaaaaaaagcttcaaAATTTGAGCCTAGTGAAACGTTTCATGAAGCAAAAAAGTATGAGTGCAGAAGGAATGAGTATGACCCTTGATCAATCGGGCTCAGCTAGCGACAGTGGTTGGCCAACAAGTAACAGTGAAAGTGGCAGTGGTAGTGGAACTCGTACTCAAATACATCAGCATAATATCAATAATACCTGTAATAATTTGACTTTGGAGAAtgatttttctataaattgGGTAAAGTCTGactattacaataataaaggAACAGAGCATACTTTTGCTGGTGAAGATTTTGACAATATTATAAGGAAACAATCACCGTTGCTGGAGGAATTTGAAGGAGAATTACAGTCTTCCGCATCTATTGAAGAATTGTCAGAGAgcatttcgaaaattgaatccATGGACGGCAGCAGGTGCGAGAAACACGAAAATTCTTTTCTGGAAGATACTGTGACGCAATCAAATACAGAACAGATAAACTCTTCCAGTAAGAATTTGCCACTTTCAAAAACCACTGGAACACAGGTGTTCACTCAAGTCGAGGACAATAGCGTCCAAACATCATTAATATATCTTACCAAAGACAAAAATTACCCATCGATTTGTGAAACCACCATTGAAAAAAGGCCGGCCTACATTGTTTACCCAAATTACACTCTACCAGACTTGTCGTTTTTGCAACTTGGACAGGGTAAATTTGACAAAGTAGCGTTAAGACCTCAGTGTTTTGACAGGGACCGAAGTAGATGGAGAAAGTACAACAAGTCCAACAGGCCATTCTCCTGCAATGACCTCGACGCCATGAAGCAGCGTGGATTCTCGCACATCAAAGATTGGGAGTCCCTGACGTTTCTGTTACCTGCGGAATATAAAAGAATTCTCCATGACGTTCCCGAAGCCGCAAAGCATGTCAAGCTAGccgaggaaacaaaaaaaccacTATTCTGTTTGTCCCCGCAAATGCGGCACCGTGCTCGTATTATCGACGAGGCTACCCCAGATAATATTTCCTCTGCCAGTAGTATAGGCACACAACCGTCTTCAGGTTATAGAGGATCCTCAACAATTCTAACAGATTCATTGATCAATCAGCAAGGTGTACCAAATAATAGCAATCCCCTCTATTTATATCGATATGATAGTGCAAGCTCCGAAGCAAGCCTGACCTCCCAAGATACAAAGCAGTATAGGCCCTCCTGTAAACCAAAGATTAACGCACCGACCCTGCCTAAACGGTCCATCTCGCTGCCTCACGGAGACCGCGAAACTCGTTGCAACACGAAAGCACCTCCTCGACCTCCCCTGCCGAGAGGAATTTTGAGAAAAGACAAACTGACTAATAACAAAAGGTATAGCATGTTCGAGATGGGTGGTGTCAAAGAAGTGGAAAATCAACAGGTCACAcctgaaacaaataaaagaatGTCTCTGCAAGAACCTTACTACCTCAACAACGATCATCAGTCGCAGCAAATTCGTAGGTTAATTGATTCCGAAAAAGATGTTGATGAAGTAGAGGAACGTCTGTATTATGCAG AGCGATTGAAAGAGTCTGAAAATTGTGTTAATTTAGAACTGTATCCAACTGAATGCAGTGACGAAATTATACAGTTGGAAGATTTTCTAAGGCGCAGCGGGTTTTCTTCACAAAGTAGCGACGGCGATAGCGAAGATCAAGACGTAAGGCTCAGGTCCTATGTTAGACAATTCTTGCGACTAAATATGAACAAAGatttggtgaaaaatgttgagaTGATGGAATCTCAGAAAAAGACTGTGAGCTTCGCAGTACAACAAAGGAaagaatttctcaaaaataaG GGTTGCACTCTAGGTTTCACAGCAAACAAACAGTCACTGGACGAAAGGACATCTATTGCCGAGTCTCCCAGTGGCAGCAGTGAATTAAAATCCTTTACTACGAACGGAAAAAGTG ATATGCTCAGGTCTGTCAACAAGTCTGTGGGTCTAATATTGAACTACTGGCGTATAGAAACAGTCAAGGATGAACAGGTTCAAGATAATAGAAACGAGTGCGCCCAACTCTGTCTGAGTAACTTGTGTCCTGCCTTATACGCTATCATGTGCGACGGTTTGCGGCCAAACATTAATTCGTCTTTCGGACCCTTAGCTAATAGTGTCTGGCAAGTGGTCGAGGCATCTTCTCAACAAGGCCCGTTAACTAAAACCCTGAACGAATTGGTACAAAAGATAAATGGTGAAGACTTTATCACAGAAGGAATGCTCAAGTTCCACGCATTTGTGTTTGGCTTGCTGAA CTTGAGGGCACTGGATGCTTGGTTTGCATATTTGTGCACACGGGAATCTATCTTACGAAAGCACTACTCCAGAAGCAGTTTATTTGTTAGTTCTCTCGCCTGCGTTAATGCCCGAGAAATGGTGGATGCACTTTTGAACATTCTTCAACCTCTTGCATTGTGCCCGTTTCAACTGGATATGCTGTATCAGTACCGTCAACTTCACAACAGCTTGGGGCATATGAACAATCATCTAACAAAC GCTACTGTAGGCTTAAAATCTGTGGATTCGACAGAAGTGAGAGGTCCAAGTAAacgagaatttttcaacaatattgtTAGTCCTGTCAAGGTAAGACCACGATCCTGTGTAGACTATGCAAAAGGGGGAAATATGCAAGGTATCCTGCATGAGGCTAACTTGAACAACACTATTAAAAAACGTTGGAGTAATCTTCCATCTGGTTCAAAACTGATCCAAGCATTTGACAAGCTCACTTTAGAAGACTCCGAAGATTATACTGATAGTCTTGAACATTCGCCATTGAAAGTGGGGGCTCCTCAAAACGTTTCAGCTAAAATCAAATCTCCCCCAATTTCTACTGGTAAAGttgaaaatgaggaaatgtATCCCGGTGGtgtcaaattcaaaaaactgCAAGAAAAGTGGGAGCTCATGATTGGAAAAGAGGAAAGTAAAGAGCAACCTATTGCCCGATCACCCGAATCTCCGGCTCGAACGCCAACAAATTCGGGGAAGTCAAAAATTCCCCGATTGCTGCCTTCCCCTACGAAACAGCCTATGAACGTGTTATCTCCCATTCCAAAAAGTTCGAAATCAACAACAACTGGTATAcctttgttgaaaaaatctgcTGCAATTGgacaaaaaatcgtaaataaaCAGTCCAGTGAAATCCGTAAAGATTTAGCAGGTGGTCGAACCAGTCGTCTTGACCAGGAGACAGGTGGCATTCCACGAACTCATTTTGCGAGGCCGAGTTCTTTGCCATACAGGCCGCCACATGGTGGTGGTACCAAAGAAAAATGCTCGACATCCCCTCATAGAAGAGCCGCGTCTACCTCGTTGCCAAGGCCCACAGCTGTCATGAGAAACGCTAAAATAGGAACGACAAAACCACCTCTCAA AGAAGTCAAGACACTCACCCACAGGTTACCATCGGACAACGGTCATCTTTCATTCAGCGAAGGTGAAAAGCTAACTGTTATTCTTGAAGTAGATAACAAGTGGTTACTTTGTTTGAGAGGTGAACACAAAGGTTTGGTTCCAAGATCGTGCGTGCACGCTGTACAAACCTGA
- the LOC107221834 gene encoding uncharacterized protein LOC107221834 isoform X8 codes for MRDTAEYAYCGSGDAAMDEPHTPGSDCNSNPSMDPSSQDLITSEFVHDNMDYQWFADCGYRDTGLHVHSSVLSSLSASYTCDDLRYDAECRYLDANFAEIDMESFRTADIHSLLTLPVICTDPVQHSESNYQRERYASMSGSMMEKLDFDSPISPHTSSQGEDSACSTADTMSICKSSLLFSPVKETPVLPPGGSYSVDSLDCEDVLLTCQAHNKINYTIAFEGSMTMYSDGSQDFENQEKQNIRQIPDFYYDKKLNLKNMFGLSMAKSDSKVYTTWSNLKHSPANNVMTRHPSGNNNTMPNFLQANGQLNLNLNKKSQSLPDLTQTRELSRYPLNFSVDSAESNNHVGNLQSSGSIISRSINEDSSESTDHISTKKKLQNLSLVKRFMKQKSMSAEGMSMTLDQSGSASDSGWPTSNSESGSGSGTRTQIHQHNINNTCNNLTLENDFSINWVKSDYYNNKGTEHTFAGEDFDNIIRKQSPLLEEFEGELQSSASIEELSESISKIESMDGSRCEKHENSFLEDTVTQSNTEQINSSSKNLPLSKTTGTQVFTQVEDNSVQTSLIYLTKDKNYPSICETTIEKRPAYIVYPNYTLPDLSFLQLGQGKFDKVALRPQCFDRDRSRWRKYNKSNRPFSCNDLDAMKQRGFSHIKDWESLTFLLPAEYKRILHDVPEAAKHVKLAEETKKPLFCLSPQMRHRARIIDEATPDNISSASSIGTQPSSGYRGSSTILTDSLINQQGVPNNSNPLYLYRYDSASSEASLTSQDTKQYRPSCKPKINAPTLPKRSISLPHGDRETRCNTKAPPRPPLPRGILRKDKLTNNKRYSMFEMGGVKEVENQQVTPETNKRMSLQEPYYLNNDHQSQQIRRLIDSEKDVDEVEERLYYAERLKESENCVNLELYPTECSDEIIQLEDFLRRSGFSSQSSDGDSEDQDVRLRSYVRQFLRLNMNKDLVKNVEMMESQKKTVSFAVQQRKEFLKNKGCTLGFTANKQSLDERTSIAESPSGSSELKSFTTNGKSDMLRSVNKSVGLILNYWRIETVKDEQVQDNRNECAQLCLSNLCPALYAIMCDGLRPNINSSFGPLANSVWQVVEASSQQGPLTKTLNELVQKINGEDFITEGMLKFHAFVFGLLNLRALDAWFAYLCTRESILRKHYSRSSLFVSSLACVNAREMVDALLNILQPLALCPFQLDMLYQYRQLHNSLGHMNNHLTNATVGLKSVDSTEVRGPSKREFFNNIVSPVKVRPRSCVDYAKGGNMQGILHEANLNNTIKKRWSNLPSGSKLIQAFDKLTLEDSEDYTDSLEHSPLKVGAPQNVSAKIKSPPISTGKVENEEMYPGGVKFKKLQEKWELMIGKEESKEQPIARSPESPARTPTNSGKSKIPRLLPSPTKQPMNVLSPIPKSSKSTTTGIPLLKKSAAIGQKIVNKQSSEIRKDLAGGRTSRLDQETGGIPRTHFARPSSLPYRPPHGGGTKEKCSTSPHRRAASTSLPRPTAVMRNAKIGTTKPPLKEVKTLTHRLPSDNGHLSFSEGEKLTVILEVDNKWLLCLRGEHKGLVPRSCVHAVQT; via the exons GTGGGTCGGGGGATGCTGCCATGGATGAACCACATACACCTGGATCTGACTGTAATTCCAACCCATCCATGGATCCGTCATCTCAAGATCTCATAACTTCAGAGTTCGTTCACGACAACATGGACTATCAATGGTTCGCCGATTGTGG TTATAGGGACACAGGGCTGCATGTACACTCGAGTGTATTGTCCTCGCTATCCGCTTCGTATACTTGTGACGATCTGAGATATGATGCCGAGTGTCGATACCTTGATGCAAATTTCGCTGAAATTGATATGGAAAGTTTCCGGACTGCAGACATCCACTCTTTGCTCACTCTTCCCGTAATATGTACCGATCCTGTGCAGCACTCAGAG TCAAACTATCAAAGGGAAAGATATGCCAGCATGTCTGGCTCTATGATGGAAAAACTTGACTTTGATTCTCCCATCAGCCCCCATACTAGCAGCCAG GGAGAAGATTCTGCGTGTTCGACAGCAGATACCATGTCCATATGCAAGTCGTCACTACTCTTCTCTCCTGTCAAGGAGACACCTGTGCTGCCACCAGGTGGCAGTTACAGCGTCGATTCCCTGGACTGTGAAGACGTTTTATTGACATGCCAAGCCCACAATAAAATTAACTACACAATTGCTTTTGAGGGGAGTATGACTATGTATTCCGACGGTTCGCAAGACTTTGAAAATCAAG aaaaacaaaatattcgtCAAATCCCAGATTTCTATTATGACAAAAAGttgaacttgaaaaatatgtttggCCTTTCAATGGCTAAATCAGACTCCAAAGTCTACACCACTTGGAGTAACTTGAAACATAGTCCAGCAAATAACGTTATGACTCGTCATCCATCTGGCAACAATAATACAATGCCTAATTTTCTCCAAGCAAACGGACAGCTGAATTtaaacttgaataaaaaaagtcaGAGTCTACCAGACCTCACGCAAACTAGAGAGCTGAGCCGGTATCCTCTTAACTTTTCT GTTGATTCGGCTGAATCAAATAATCACGTGGGCAATTTGCAAAGTTCAGGGTCAATCATCAGTCGTTCGATCAATGAAGATAGTTCCGAAAGCACAGACCACAtctcgacaaaaaaaaagcttcaaAATTTGAGCCTAGTGAAACGTTTCATGAAGCAAAAAAGTATGAGTGCAGAAGGAATGAGTATGACCCTTGATCAATCGGGCTCAGCTAGCGACAGTGGTTGGCCAACAAGTAACAGTGAAAGTGGCAGTGGTAGTGGAACTCGTACTCAAATACATCAGCATAATATCAATAATACCTGTAATAATTTGACTTTGGAGAAtgatttttctataaattgGGTAAAGTCTGactattacaataataaaggAACAGAGCATACTTTTGCTGGTGAAGATTTTGACAATATTATAAGGAAACAATCACCGTTGCTGGAGGAATTTGAAGGAGAATTACAGTCTTCCGCATCTATTGAAGAATTGTCAGAGAgcatttcgaaaattgaatccATGGACGGCAGCAGGTGCGAGAAACACGAAAATTCTTTTCTGGAAGATACTGTGACGCAATCAAATACAGAACAGATAAACTCTTCCAGTAAGAATTTGCCACTTTCAAAAACCACTGGAACACAGGTGTTCACTCAAGTCGAGGACAATAGCGTCCAAACATCATTAATATATCTTACCAAAGACAAAAATTACCCATCGATTTGTGAAACCACCATTGAAAAAAGGCCGGCCTACATTGTTTACCCAAATTACACTCTACCAGACTTGTCGTTTTTGCAACTTGGACAGGGTAAATTTGACAAAGTAGCGTTAAGACCTCAGTGTTTTGACAGGGACCGAAGTAGATGGAGAAAGTACAACAAGTCCAACAGGCCATTCTCCTGCAATGACCTCGACGCCATGAAGCAGCGTGGATTCTCGCACATCAAAGATTGGGAGTCCCTGACGTTTCTGTTACCTGCGGAATATAAAAGAATTCTCCATGACGTTCCCGAAGCCGCAAAGCATGTCAAGCTAGccgaggaaacaaaaaaaccacTATTCTGTTTGTCCCCGCAAATGCGGCACCGTGCTCGTATTATCGACGAGGCTACCCCAGATAATATTTCCTCTGCCAGTAGTATAGGCACACAACCGTCTTCAGGTTATAGAGGATCCTCAACAATTCTAACAGATTCATTGATCAATCAGCAAGGTGTACCAAATAATAGCAATCCCCTCTATTTATATCGATATGATAGTGCAAGCTCCGAAGCAAGCCTGACCTCCCAAGATACAAAGCAGTATAGGCCCTCCTGTAAACCAAAGATTAACGCACCGACCCTGCCTAAACGGTCCATCTCGCTGCCTCACGGAGACCGCGAAACTCGTTGCAACACGAAAGCACCTCCTCGACCTCCCCTGCCGAGAGGAATTTTGAGAAAAGACAAACTGACTAATAACAAAAGGTATAGCATGTTCGAGATGGGTGGTGTCAAAGAAGTGGAAAATCAACAGGTCACAcctgaaacaaataaaagaatGTCTCTGCAAGAACCTTACTACCTCAACAACGATCATCAGTCGCAGCAAATTCGTAGGTTAATTGATTCCGAAAAAGATGTTGATGAAGTAGAGGAACGTCTGTATTATGCAG AGCGATTGAAAGAGTCTGAAAATTGTGTTAATTTAGAACTGTATCCAACTGAATGCAGTGACGAAATTATACAGTTGGAAGATTTTCTAAGGCGCAGCGGGTTTTCTTCACAAAGTAGCGACGGCGATAGCGAAGATCAAGACGTAAGGCTCAGGTCCTATGTTAGACAATTCTTGCGACTAAATATGAACAAAGatttggtgaaaaatgttgagaTGATGGAATCTCAGAAAAAGACTGTGAGCTTCGCAGTACAACAAAGGAaagaatttctcaaaaataaG GGTTGCACTCTAGGTTTCACAGCAAACAAACAGTCACTGGACGAAAGGACATCTATTGCCGAGTCTCCCAGTGGCAGCAGTGAATTAAAATCCTTTACTACGAACGGAAAAAGTG ATATGCTCAGGTCTGTCAACAAGTCTGTGGGTCTAATATTGAACTACTGGCGTATAGAAACAGTCAAGGATGAACAGGTTCAAGATAATAGAAACGAGTGCGCCCAACTCTGTCTGAGTAACTTGTGTCCTGCCTTATACGCTATCATGTGCGACGGTTTGCGGCCAAACATTAATTCGTCTTTCGGACCCTTAGCTAATAGTGTCTGGCAAGTGGTCGAGGCATCTTCTCAACAAGGCCCGTTAACTAAAACCCTGAACGAATTGGTACAAAAGATAAATGGTGAAGACTTTATCACAGAAGGAATGCTCAAGTTCCACGCATTTGTGTTTGGCTTGCTGAA CTTGAGGGCACTGGATGCTTGGTTTGCATATTTGTGCACACGGGAATCTATCTTACGAAAGCACTACTCCAGAAGCAGTTTATTTGTTAGTTCTCTCGCCTGCGTTAATGCCCGAGAAATGGTGGATGCACTTTTGAACATTCTTCAACCTCTTGCATTGTGCCCGTTTCAACTGGATATGCTGTATCAGTACCGTCAACTTCACAACAGCTTGGGGCATATGAACAATCATCTAACAAAC GCTACTGTAGGCTTAAAATCTGTGGATTCGACAGAAGTGAGAGGTCCAAGTAAacgagaatttttcaacaatattgtTAGTCCTGTCAAGGTAAGACCACGATCCTGTGTAGACTATGCAAAAGGGGGAAATATGCAAGGTATCCTGCATGAGGCTAACTTGAACAACACTATTAAAAAACGTTGGAGTAATCTTCCATCTGGTTCAAAACTGATCCAAGCATTTGACAAGCTCACTTTAGAAGACTCCGAAGATTATACTGATAGTCTTGAACATTCGCCATTGAAAGTGGGGGCTCCTCAAAACGTTTCAGCTAAAATCAAATCTCCCCCAATTTCTACTGGTAAAGttgaaaatgaggaaatgtATCCCGGTGGtgtcaaattcaaaaaactgCAAGAAAAGTGGGAGCTCATGATTGGAAAAGAGGAAAGTAAAGAGCAACCTATTGCCCGATCACCCGAATCTCCGGCTCGAACGCCAACAAATTCGGGGAAGTCAAAAATTCCCCGATTGCTGCCTTCCCCTACGAAACAGCCTATGAACGTGTTATCTCCCATTCCAAAAAGTTCGAAATCAACAACAACTGGTATAcctttgttgaaaaaatctgcTGCAATTGgacaaaaaatcgtaaataaaCAGTCCAGTGAAATCCGTAAAGATTTAGCAGGTGGTCGAACCAGTCGTCTTGACCAGGAGACAGGTGGCATTCCACGAACTCATTTTGCGAGGCCGAGTTCTTTGCCATACAGGCCGCCACATGGTGGTGGTACCAAAGAAAAATGCTCGACATCCCCTCATAGAAGAGCCGCGTCTACCTCGTTGCCAAGGCCCACAGCTGTCATGAGAAACGCTAAAATAGGAACGACAAAACCACCTCTCAA AGAAGTCAAGACACTCACCCACAGGTTACCATCGGACAACGGTCATCTTTCATTCAGCGAAGGTGAAAAGCTAACTGTTATTCTTGAAGTAGATAACAAGTGGTTACTTTGTTTGAGAGGTGAACACAAAGGTTTGGTTCCAAGATCGTGCGTGCACGCTGTACAAACCTGA